CATGGCGCGGGTTTCGTCTTTGTTCGGGTCGTACAGGCGCGTTTGCTGGATCACCTTGCCGCCGTCCTCGATCAGTTCGATCTGGCGACGCACTTCGGTGTTGATCGCCTTCTCGATGAAACGGAACGAGTTGACGTTCTTGATCTCGCAACGGGTACCGTATTCGGCCTGGCCTTTTGGCCGCACCGACACGTTGCAGTCACAACGCAGCGAGCCTTCGGCCATGTTGCCGTCGCAGATGCCCAGGTAGCGCACCAGCGCGTGGATGGTCTTGACGTAGGCCACCGCTTCCTTGGCGCTGCGCATGTCCGGCTCGGACACGATTTCCAGCAGCGGCGTGCCCGCACGGTTGAGGTCGATACCGGTGGCGCCCGGGAACTCTTCGTGCAGGCTTTTGCCGGCGTCTTCTTCAAGGTGCGCGCGGGTCACACCGACGCGCTTGATGGTGCCGTCTTCCAGGGGAATGTCCAGGTGGCCCTTGCCGACGATCGGCAGTTCCATCTGGCTGATCTGGTAGCCCTTGGGCAGGTCCGGGTAGAAGTAGTTCTTGCGCGCGAACACGTTGTGCTGGCCGATCTCGGCGTCAATCGCCAGGCCGAACATCACCGCCATGCGCACCGCTTCCTGGTTCAGCACCGGCAGTACGCCGGGCATGCCCAGGTCGACCAGGCTGGCCTGGGTGTTGGGCTCGGCGCCGAACGTGGTGGCGCTACCGGAGAAAATCTTCGATTGGGTGGCGAGCTGGGTATGAATCTCCAGCCCGATCACAACTTCCCATTGCATAGTGTTCTCCTCAGAAGCCGGTAGGGGTGCGAGTGTGCCAGTCAGTGTTCAACTGGTACTGGTGCGCCACATTGAGCAGGCGGCCTTCCTGGAAATACGGGGCGAGCAATTGCACGCCGACCGGCAGGCCGTCGACGAAACCTGCAGGCATCGACAAGCCCGGCAAGCCCGCGAGGTTGGCGGTGATGGTGTAGAGGTCTTCCAGGTACTCGGCGATCGGGTCGCCGGTCTTGGCGCCGATCTTCCAGGCCGGGTTCGGCGTGGTCGGGCCGAGGATCACGTCGACTTCTTCAAAGGCTGCCATGAAGTCGTTCTTGATCAGGCGCCGGATTTTCTGCGCCTTGAGGTAGTAGGCATCGTAGTAACCGGCCGACAGAGCGTAGGCTCCGACCATGATCCGGCGCTGCACTTCAGCACCGAAGCCTTCGCCACGGGAGCGCTTGTACAGGTCGGTGAGGTCTTTCGGGTTTTCGCAGCGATAGCCGAAACGCACGCCGTCGAAACGCGACAGGTTGGAGGAGGCTTCCGCCGGTGCGATCACGTAATAGGCAGGAATCGCATGCTGGTTGTTCGGCAAGCTGATGTGCTTGATCACGGCGCCGAGCTTTTCCAGCTCTTTGATACTGTTTTGCACCAACTCGGCGATACGCGGGTCGAGACCGGCGCTGAAGTATTCCTTCGGCACGCCGATGCGCAGGCCCTTGATCGAGGTGTTGAGGTGGGCGCTGTAGTCCGGCACCGGCTCATCGATGCTGGTGGAGTCCTGCGTGTCGAAACCTGCCATGCCTTGCAACAAGATGGCGCAGTCTTCGGCCGTGCGGGCCAATGGGCCGCCCTGATCGAGGCTGGACGCGTAGGCGATCATGCCCCAGCGGGAAACGCGACCGTAGGTCGGCTTCAGACCGGTAAGGTTGGTGAACGCAGCGGGCTGGCGGATGGAGCCGCCGGTGTCGGTGGCCGTGGCCGCCGGCAGGAAGCGGGCGGCAACGGCCGCGGCCGAACCACCGGACGAGCCGCCGGGCACGTGTTCCAGGTTCCACGGGTTTTTCACTGCGCCGTAGTAGCTCGACTCGTTGGCCGACCCCATGGCGAATTCGTCCATGTTGGTCTTGCCCAGGGTCACGGCCCCGGCGGCGGCCAGCTTGGCGACCACGGTGGCGTCGTAGGGCGCCTTGAAGTTGTCGAGCATCTTCGAGCCGCAGCTGGTACGCACGCCCTGGGTGCAGAACAGGTCTTTGTGGGCGATCGGTGCGCCCAGCAATGCGCCGTTTTCACCGTTGGCGCGACGTACGTCGGCGGCCTTGGCCTGGCTCAAGGCCAGCTCTTCGGTGAGGCTGATGAAGCTGTTGACCTTGGGGTCGTGCTCGGCGATACGCGCCAGCAGGGTCTTGGTCAGCTCTTCGGAAGAAAACTTTTTATCGGCGAGACCGCGGGCGATCTCGGCCAGAGTCATGTGATGCATGAAAGGCTCTTTCCCTTTAGTCGATGACTTTCGGAACCAGGTACAGGCCGTTTTCGACCGCTGGCGCGATGGACTGATAGGCCTCGCGATGATTGCGCTCGGTCACGAGGTCTGCGCGCAGGCGCTGGCTGGCTTCGAGCGGGTGAGCCAGGGGCTCGATGCCGTCGGTATTGACGGCCTGCATTTGATCAACCAGCCCGAGAATGCTGTTCAGGGCTGCGGTGGTCTGTGGAAGATCGGCATCATTGAGGCCAAGCGAGGCCAGATGAGCGATTTTTTCCACGTCGGAGCGTTCAAGCGCCATGGGAATCTCCAGTGGAAAACAGAACGGAGGCTGTCCGTGTGTTAGATTGTCGGAACACTACCGCATTTCTACGGTCTTACGGCCGCGATTGTGGGGGTTGGTGCACAGAAAGTCGGCCAATTTAGCACATTGGCGCCTTGCCCAAAATCCCTGTCGTTGTTAGAGTTTGCCGCACTTTTTTACCCACGCGTTGCCTAGGGTCCCTTTCCCATGTTCAAGAAACTGCGTGGCATGTTTTCCAGCGATCTTTCCATTGACCTGGGCACTGCCAACACCCTTATTTACGTGCGCGAGCGCGGTATCGTTCTGAATGAGCCATCGGTTGTGGCCATTCGGACCCATGGTAATCAGAAAAGTGTCGTTGCCGTCGGCACCGAGGCCAAGCGCATGCTCGGCCGCACACCTGGCAATATTGCCGCCATTCGTCCGATGAAAGACGGCGTGATCGCCGACTTCAGTGTCTGCGAGAAGATGCTGCAGTACTTCATCAACAAGGTTCACGAAAACAGTTTCCTGCAGCCCAGCCCTCGTGTGCTGATCTGCGTTCCGTGCAAGTCCACCCAGGTAGAGCGTCGTGCTATCCGTGAGTCGGCCCTCGGTGCCGGTGCCCGTGAAGTGTTCCTGATCGAAGAGCCCATGGCCGCTGCGATCGGTGCCGGCCTGCCGGTTGAAGAAGCGCGCGGCTCGATGGTGGTGGATATCGGTGGTGGTACCACTGAAATCGCCCTGATTTCCCTGAACGGTGTGGTGTATGCCGAATCCGTGCGTGTGGGCGGCGACCGCTTCGACGAAGCGATCATCACTTATGTGCGTCGTAACTACGGCAGCCTGATCGGCGAATCCACCGCCGAACGCATCAAGCAGGAAATCGGTACCGCTTACCCGGGCGGCGAAGTTCGCGAAGTCGATGTTCGCGGTCGCAACCTGGCCGAGGGCGTTCCACGTGCCTTCACCCTGAACTCCAATGAAGTGCTGGAAGCTCTGCAAGAGTCCCTGGCCACCATCGTTCAGGCTGTGAAGAGTGCCCTGGAGCAATCGCCGCCGGAACTGGCTTCGGATATCGCCGAGCGCGGGCTGGTACTGACCGGTGGTGGCGCCTTGCTGCGCGACCTCGACAAGTTGCTGGCCCAGGAAACCGGTCTGCCGGTTATCGTCGCCGAAGACCCGCTGACCTGCGTTGCCCGTGGCGGTGGTCGTGCACTGGAAATGATGGATAAACACACCATGGACCTGCTTTCCAGCGAATAAGATCGTTGGTTGCGCCATGTTTTGCCCTCAGGCAGCACTTTGCAGTGCTGCCTGTTGGCGTTTATCTTCTTCAATCTGCATCCAGGCCGGTTAGATGCCGTATGAATAAAGAGAACATTTGCCTGGGAGGAGCGGCTTATTAAACCGCTTTTCGCCAAAGGCCCCTCATTGGGCGTGCGCTTATTGGTGCTGGTCGTGCTTTCGGTCGCGCTGATGGTGGTCGATGCTCGTTTTGCACTGCTCAAGCCCGTGCGTAGCCAGATGTCGCTGGTGTTGATGCAGACCTACTGGATCACCGACCTGCCGCAACGTCTGTTCCAGGGCGTGGCGAGCCAATTCGGCAGCCGCACCGAGCTCGTCGCCGAAAACGAAAAACTCAAGACCGAAAACCTGCTGTTGCAGGGGCGCATGCAAAAGCTCGCGGCCCTCACCGAGCAGAACGTACGGCTGCGCGAGTTGCTCAATTCTTCCGCGCTGGTCAACGAGAAAGTCGAAGTGGCCGAGTTGATCGGCATGGACCCCAACCCCTTCACACATCGCATCATCATCAACAAGGGTGAGCGCGATGGTGTGGTCCTGGGCCAGCCGGTGCTCGATGCGCGTGGCCTGATGGGCCAAGTGGTGGAGCTGATGCCCTACACCTCGCGGGTATTGCTGCTGACGGATACAACCCACAGCATTCCCGTGCAAGTCAACCGTAACGGCTTGCGCGCCATCGCCAGCGGCACCGGTAACCCCGAGCGCCTTGAACTCCGTCACGTGGCCGACACCGCCGACATCAAGGAAGGCGACCTATTGGTCAGTTCCGGCTTGGGCCAGCGTTTCCCGGCCGGCTACCCGGTGGCGACGGTCAAGGAAGTGATCCATGATTCCGGCCAGCCATTTGCCATCGTGCGCGCCGTTCCCACCGCAGCCCTGAACCGCAGCCGCTACCTGCTGCTGGTGTTCAGTGATAACCGCACCCCGGAAGAGCGCGCCAATGACGCCGCCCAGGCCCAGGAAGCGGAGGACAAGAAGAACGGCACGGCGCCGATCATTCCTGCAACCGTGCCCAAGCCTGCGCCGGCGGCCCCAACTGCACCGGTGGCCACTCCGGCCGCAGCGGCGCCAGTGGCCACGCCGGTCAAGCCTGCAGCGCATAACACCCACCCGGTAAAACCGGCGGCCGCCAAACCGCCGGCCACCACGCCTGCTACCACCACGCCTGCCGTCAAGCCTGCGACTGCAGCCCCGGCGACCACGCGGCAGAGGGAGGAATAATGGCCGGTACTCATTCGCGCAATGGTTGGATCGTGTGGCTGACATTCGCGGTCGGCCTGCTGCTCAGCGTTTCGCCGCTGCCGCAATTCATGGAAATCCTGCGCCCGCTGTGGCTGGCCTTGTTGCTGGCGTTCTGGTCGCTGAACCTGCCACATAAAGTGGGCATGGTCACGGCCATGTTCCTGGGCTTGGCGGAAGATGTGCTGTATGGCACCTTGCTGGGCCAGAACGCGTTGATCCTGACCTTGATCACCTTCCTGGTACTGTCGCTGCAGCAGCGTTTGCGTATGTTCCCGATGTGGCAGCAATGCCTAGTGATCCTGGTGATTTTCGGCCTGGCGCAGCTTGTTCAGTTATGGCTCAGCGCCTTGACCGGCAACCGCCAGCCAACCCTGGCGCTGGTGCTGCCGGCGCTGGTCAGCGCGCTGCTGTGGCCATGGATCAGTTTCGGTCTGCGTGGGCTGCGTCGTCGCTATAAAATCAATTGAATGGATTGCGAGGCTCTGCCTGGTTATCGAACCCTACAGGGAGAGTCTGCATGAATTCGCTTTATCTGGCCTCCGGCTCCCCGAGGCGACGTGAACTGCTGACCCAGATCGGTGTGCCCTTCAAGGTGGTCAGCGCCGCTATTGACGAAACTCCCATCCCCAATGAATCCGCTGTTGCCTATGTCGAGCGTCTTGCGCGCGGCAAGGCGGCGGCGGGTTTTGCTGCGCTTGAGCAAACGTCGGATGCCTGCGTGTTGGGTGCCGACACGGCGGTGATTGTCGACGGCAAGATCCTCGGCAAGCCGGTAGACCAAGCCGACGCCTTGGCGATGTTGATGGCCTTGGCGGGCCGTGAGCATGAGGTGCTCACGGCCATTGCCCTCACCGATGGGCTGCGCTGCGAAACCCGATGTGTCAGGAGTCGTGTACTTTTTCGCGAGGTTTCTGTCGAGGAGGCTACAACCTACTGGCACAGCGGCGAACCGCAAGACAAGGCGGGCGGCTATGCTATTCAAGGGCTTGGCTCGGTGTTTGTCGCCGGGCTCAACGGCAGTTATTCCGCCGTGGTAGGCCTGCCGGTGTGCGAAACCGCGCAACTGCTTGGCCGATTCGGCATACCCTGTTGGCAACACCTTACCGCGCGCTGAACGCGTTACTCCAGCGCCCAGCCTTAAGCGACCGGCCACTATTGTGAAAACGCCTGAACGAGACCCAGCCATGAGTGAAGAGATTCTGATCAATATCACGCCGATGGAATCGCGCGTGGCGGTGGTAGAGAACGGTGTTTTGCAGGAAGTACACGTCGAGCGCACCCAGAAGCGCGGGATCGTTGGCAATATCTACAAAGGCAAGGTAGTGCGCGTGCTGCCGGGGATGCAGGCGGCATTCGTCGACATCGGCCTGGACCGTGCCGCGTTTATCCATGCTTCGGAAATCTCCCTGCGTGAAGGCCCGGCGGTCGAAAGTATCAGCGCCCTGGTGCATGAAGGGCAGAGCCTGGTGGTGCAAGTCACCAAGGACCCCATCGGTTCCAAGGGCGCGCGCCTGACCACGCAACTGTCGATTCCTTCGCGTTATCTGGTGTACATGCCGCGTACCGCCCACGTCGGTATCTCCCTCAAGATCGAGGATGAAGGCGAGCGCGAACGCCTGAAGAAGGTGGTCAGCGACTGCGTGGCCGCCGAAGGCATCAAGGAGGCCGGCGGTTTTATCCTGCGTACCGCCGCGGAAGGCGCCGGGGCCGATGAGATTCTGATGGACATCCGTTACCTGCGACGGCTGTGGGATCAGATCGGCGCCCAGATCAAGACCATCGGCGCGCCGAGTGTCATTTATGAAGACCTGGGCCTGGCCTTGCGCACGCTGCGCGACCTGGTCAGCCCCAAGATTGAGAAAATTCGCATCGACTCGCGGGAAACCTTCCAGCGCACCACGCAATTTGTTGCCGAGCTGATGCCGGAAATTGCCGACCGCCTGGAACACTATCCTGGTGAGCGGCCGATCTTCGACCTATACGGCGTCGAAGATGAAATCCAGAAGGCCCTGGAGCGCAAGGTGCCGCTCAAGTCCGGTGGCTATCTGGTGGTGGACCCGGCGGAAGCCATGACCACCATCGACGTCAACACCGGCGCTTTTGTCGGCCATCGCAACCTCGAAGAGACCATCTTCAAGACCAACCTCGAAGCGGCCACCGCGATTGCGCGCCAACTGCGCCTGCGCAACCTGGGCGGCATCATCATCATCGACTTCATCGACATGGAAGACGAAGAGCACCAGCGCCAGGTGCTGCGCACGCTCGAGAAACAACTGGAACGCGATCACGCCAAGACCAACATCATCGGTATTACCGAGCTGGGACTGGTGCAAATGACCCGCAAACGTACCCGCGAAAGCCTGGAGCAGGTGCTGTGCGAGCCGTGCAGCAGTTGCCAGGGGCGCGGTAAGTTGAAAACTCCGGAAACGGTTTGCTACG
This region of Pseudomonas asgharzadehiana genomic DNA includes:
- the gatB gene encoding Asp-tRNA(Asn)/Glu-tRNA(Gln) amidotransferase subunit GatB yields the protein MQWEVVIGLEIHTQLATQSKIFSGSATTFGAEPNTQASLVDLGMPGVLPVLNQEAVRMAVMFGLAIDAEIGQHNVFARKNYFYPDLPKGYQISQMELPIVGKGHLDIPLEDGTIKRVGVTRAHLEEDAGKSLHEEFPGATGIDLNRAGTPLLEIVSEPDMRSAKEAVAYVKTIHALVRYLGICDGNMAEGSLRCDCNVSVRPKGQAEYGTRCEIKNVNSFRFIEKAINTEVRRQIELIEDGGKVIQQTRLYDPNKDETRAMRSKEEANDYRYFPDPDLLPVVLEDSFLNDVRATLPELPQQKRERFKEQFGLSVYDASVLASSREQANYFEKVVSIAGDAKLAANWVMVELGSLLNKQGLEIDEAPVTAEQLGGMLLRIKDNTISGKIAKTVFEAMAAGEGSADEIIEKRGLKQVTDSGAISAVLDEMLAANAEQVEQYRAADEAKRGKMFGFFVGQAMKASKGKANPQQVNELLKSKLEG
- a CDS encoding Maf family protein encodes the protein MNSLYLASGSPRRRELLTQIGVPFKVVSAAIDETPIPNESAVAYVERLARGKAAAGFAALEQTSDACVLGADTAVIVDGKILGKPVDQADALAMLMALAGREHEVLTAIALTDGLRCETRCVRSRVLFREVSVEEATTYWHSGEPQDKAGGYAIQGLGSVFVAGLNGSYSAVVGLPVCETAQLLGRFGIPCWQHLTAR
- the mreD gene encoding rod shape-determining protein MreD, with the translated sequence MAGTHSRNGWIVWLTFAVGLLLSVSPLPQFMEILRPLWLALLLAFWSLNLPHKVGMVTAMFLGLAEDVLYGTLLGQNALILTLITFLVLSLQQRLRMFPMWQQCLVILVIFGLAQLVQLWLSALTGNRQPTLALVLPALVSALLWPWISFGLRGLRRRYKIN
- the mreB gene encoding rod shape-determining protein MreB, producing MFKKLRGMFSSDLSIDLGTANTLIYVRERGIVLNEPSVVAIRTHGNQKSVVAVGTEAKRMLGRTPGNIAAIRPMKDGVIADFSVCEKMLQYFINKVHENSFLQPSPRVLICVPCKSTQVERRAIRESALGAGAREVFLIEEPMAAAIGAGLPVEEARGSMVVDIGGGTTEIALISLNGVVYAESVRVGGDRFDEAIITYVRRNYGSLIGESTAERIKQEIGTAYPGGEVREVDVRGRNLAEGVPRAFTLNSNEVLEALQESLATIVQAVKSALEQSPPELASDIAERGLVLTGGGALLRDLDKLLAQETGLPVIVAEDPLTCVARGGGRALEMMDKHTMDLLSSE
- the rng gene encoding ribonuclease G; this encodes MSEEILINITPMESRVAVVENGVLQEVHVERTQKRGIVGNIYKGKVVRVLPGMQAAFVDIGLDRAAFIHASEISLREGPAVESISALVHEGQSLVVQVTKDPIGSKGARLTTQLSIPSRYLVYMPRTAHVGISLKIEDEGERERLKKVVSDCVAAEGIKEAGGFILRTAAEGAGADEILMDIRYLRRLWDQIGAQIKTIGAPSVIYEDLGLALRTLRDLVSPKIEKIRIDSRETFQRTTQFVAELMPEIADRLEHYPGERPIFDLYGVEDEIQKALERKVPLKSGGYLVVDPAEAMTTIDVNTGAFVGHRNLEETIFKTNLEAATAIARQLRLRNLGGIIIIDFIDMEDEEHQRQVLRTLEKQLERDHAKTNIIGITELGLVQMTRKRTRESLEQVLCEPCSSCQGRGKLKTPETVCYEIFREILREARAYQAEGYRVLANQKVVDRLLDEESGNVAELEGFIGRTIRFQVETMYSQEQYDVVLL
- the gatA gene encoding Asp-tRNA(Asn)/Glu-tRNA(Gln) amidotransferase subunit GatA — protein: MHHMTLAEIARGLADKKFSSEELTKTLLARIAEHDPKVNSFISLTEELALSQAKAADVRRANGENGALLGAPIAHKDLFCTQGVRTSCGSKMLDNFKAPYDATVVAKLAAAGAVTLGKTNMDEFAMGSANESSYYGAVKNPWNLEHVPGGSSGGSAAAVAARFLPAATATDTGGSIRQPAAFTNLTGLKPTYGRVSRWGMIAYASSLDQGGPLARTAEDCAILLQGMAGFDTQDSTSIDEPVPDYSAHLNTSIKGLRIGVPKEYFSAGLDPRIAELVQNSIKELEKLGAVIKHISLPNNQHAIPAYYVIAPAEASSNLSRFDGVRFGYRCENPKDLTDLYKRSRGEGFGAEVQRRIMVGAYALSAGYYDAYYLKAQKIRRLIKNDFMAAFEEVDVILGPTTPNPAWKIGAKTGDPIAEYLEDLYTITANLAGLPGLSMPAGFVDGLPVGVQLLAPYFQEGRLLNVAHQYQLNTDWHTRTPTGF
- the gatC gene encoding Asp-tRNA(Asn)/Glu-tRNA(Gln) amidotransferase subunit GatC, coding for MALERSDVEKIAHLASLGLNDADLPQTTAALNSILGLVDQMQAVNTDGIEPLAHPLEASQRLRADLVTERNHREAYQSIAPAVENGLYLVPKVID
- the mreC gene encoding rod shape-determining protein MreC, with product MKPLFAKGPSLGVRLLVLVVLSVALMVVDARFALLKPVRSQMSLVLMQTYWITDLPQRLFQGVASQFGSRTELVAENEKLKTENLLLQGRMQKLAALTEQNVRLRELLNSSALVNEKVEVAELIGMDPNPFTHRIIINKGERDGVVLGQPVLDARGLMGQVVELMPYTSRVLLLTDTTHSIPVQVNRNGLRAIASGTGNPERLELRHVADTADIKEGDLLVSSGLGQRFPAGYPVATVKEVIHDSGQPFAIVRAVPTAALNRSRYLLLVFSDNRTPEERANDAAQAQEAEDKKNGTAPIIPATVPKPAPAAPTAPVATPAAAAPVATPVKPAAHNTHPVKPAAAKPPATTPATTTPAVKPATAAPATTRQREE